Proteins encoded within one genomic window of uncultured Draconibacterium sp.:
- a CDS encoding LemA family protein, translating to MKRLRIVLIALVSVVLFSSCGYNKMVEMDEQVTASWAQVENVYQRRADLIPNLVNTVKGYAEHEQETLTGVIEARSKATSVNIDPTNLNPQTIQQFNQAQEGLSSALSKLMVVVERYPDLKANQNFLELQAQLEGTENRIAVERRKFNQTTQSYNAYIRKFPRVIYAGWFGFEKKTYFEAQQGAEQAPEVQF from the coding sequence ATGAAAAGATTAAGAATTGTATTAATAGCATTAGTAAGTGTAGTTTTATTTTCGAGCTGCGGCTATAATAAAATGGTGGAAATGGATGAGCAGGTAACAGCTTCGTGGGCACAGGTAGAGAACGTGTATCAGCGTCGTGCCGATCTGATTCCTAACCTTGTAAACACAGTTAAAGGTTATGCAGAGCACGAGCAGGAAACGCTGACCGGTGTTATTGAAGCACGCTCGAAAGCTACTTCAGTGAATATCGATCCAACAAATCTGAATCCTCAGACTATCCAGCAATTTAACCAGGCGCAGGAAGGACTTTCCTCAGCTTTAAGTAAGTTGATGGTGGTTGTTGAACGTTATCCTGATTTAAAAGCCAACCAGAATTTCTTGGAATTGCAGGCGCAGCTGGAAGGCACTGAAAACCGAATTGCGGTTGAACGACGTAAATTCAACCAGACAACACAATCGTACAATGCTTATATCCGGAAATTTCCGCGGGTAATTTATGCCGGTTGGTTTGGGTTCGAAAAGAAAACATATTTCGAGGCGCAGCAAGGTGCAGAACAAGCTCCTGAAGTACAATTTTAA
- a CDS encoding TPM domain-containing protein, whose product MGVQKYFSEAGKLQITNAIRVAETNTSGEIRVHIENHCKGDVLDRAAYLFEKLEMHKTELRNGVLFYLAVEDKKFAILGDGGINQKVANDFWESTKEVVIAKLKEGKYAEALADGIIMAGEQLKTHFPYQDDDVNELSDEISFGK is encoded by the coding sequence ATGGGAGTTCAAAAATATTTTAGCGAAGCAGGGAAATTGCAAATTACCAATGCCATTCGTGTGGCTGAAACCAATACCTCGGGAGAGATACGGGTGCACATCGAAAATCATTGTAAAGGTGATGTGTTAGATCGTGCCGCTTACCTTTTCGAGAAGTTGGAAATGCACAAAACCGAATTACGTAACGGTGTGCTTTTTTACCTGGCAGTTGAGGATAAAAAGTTTGCGATTCTGGGCGATGGAGGAATAAACCAAAAGGTGGCCAACGATTTCTGGGAAAGTACAAAAGAAGTGGTGATTGCCAAATTAAAAGAGGGTAAATACGCAGAAGCTTTGGCCGACGGAATTATAATGGCAGGCGAACAATTAAAAACGCATTTTCCTTACCAGGATGACGACGTGAATGAATTATCAGACGAAATTTCGTTTGGAAAATAG
- a CDS encoding TPM domain-containing protein, with protein MKRTIILLFALVVTATSVLAQIPERPKPARLVNDFANLLSDGEQQNMENALEQFARKTSTQIVVVTVPDLEGYDRADYAQRLGENWGVGQKGNDNGLVVLVKPKVGNSRGQVFIATGYGLEGVLPDAIVNTTVVNEEMIPRFKQNDYYGGLAAGLNVIMDITRGEYTAENYQEKVEAGGSAGIPLGIIFFVLLITLFGRRRRGRFYSPGRSLPFWMAMGMMSGSHRSSGSFGNFSSGSGSFGGGGFGGFGGGSFGGGGAGGSW; from the coding sequence ATGAAAAGAACAATAATATTACTATTTGCACTGGTCGTAACTGCTACAAGTGTTTTGGCACAAATACCCGAACGTCCGAAACCGGCACGTTTGGTAAATGATTTTGCCAACTTGTTAAGCGATGGCGAACAGCAGAATATGGAAAATGCCCTGGAACAGTTTGCACGAAAAACCTCCACACAAATTGTTGTGGTGACGGTTCCCGATCTGGAAGGATATGATCGTGCTGATTATGCACAACGACTGGGTGAAAACTGGGGAGTTGGCCAAAAAGGCAACGATAATGGTTTGGTGGTTTTGGTAAAACCCAAAGTTGGTAACAGCAGAGGGCAAGTGTTTATAGCCACCGGTTACGGACTGGAAGGCGTTTTACCCGATGCCATCGTAAATACCACAGTTGTTAATGAGGAGATGATTCCGCGTTTTAAGCAGAATGATTATTACGGCGGTTTAGCTGCCGGATTAAACGTAATTATGGATATCACCCGCGGCGAATATACCGCAGAGAATTACCAGGAAAAGGTTGAAGCCGGCGGTAGTGCCGGAATTCCCCTTGGTATTATCTTTTTTGTTTTGCTGATAACCTTATTCGGAAGACGCCGACGTGGTCGTTTCTACTCACCGGGCAGAAGTTTGCCATTTTGGATGGCCATGGGAATGATGTCGGGTAGTCATCGTTCGTCAGGTTCGTTCGGAAACTTTTCTTCAGGAAGCGGAAGCTTCGGAGGCGGAGGTTTCGGCGGTTTCGGCGGTGGAAGCTTTGGCGGCGGAGGTGCCGGTGGAAGCTGGTAA
- a CDS encoding C4-type zinc ribbon domain-containing protein encodes MNAPYSRQEDKDISVEEKLRALHELQSVVSEVDKIKTLRGELPLEVQDLEDEIAGLKTRLVNLDDEVKNLDTSINNKKIAIKDSQALIVKYTEQQNNVRNNREFDSLSKEMEFQNLEIELSEKRIKEFTAEMTQKKETITASKEQLKEREEDLDRKKNELSEITEETKIEEEKLRAKSEKIESFIEPRLLGAFKRIRKNARNGLAVVTIQRDACGGCFNKIPPQRQLDIASRKKIIVCEYCGRILVDQNINVVEDIAE; translated from the coding sequence ATGAATGCACCATATTCAAGGCAAGAAGACAAAGACATCTCAGTAGAAGAGAAATTACGCGCGTTGCATGAATTGCAAAGTGTTGTTTCTGAAGTTGACAAAATAAAAACCCTAAGGGGTGAGCTTCCTTTAGAAGTTCAGGACTTGGAAGACGAAATTGCCGGTTTGAAAACCAGGTTAGTAAACCTTGATGACGAGGTTAAAAATCTGGATACTTCAATCAACAACAAAAAAATTGCGATTAAGGATTCGCAAGCGTTGATTGTAAAATACACCGAGCAGCAAAACAACGTTCGTAACAACCGTGAATTCGATTCACTTTCGAAAGAAATGGAGTTCCAAAATCTGGAAATCGAACTTTCGGAAAAACGAATTAAAGAATTTACCGCAGAAATGACTCAGAAGAAAGAAACCATTACTGCATCGAAAGAACAGTTGAAGGAGCGTGAGGAAGATCTGGACAGAAAGAAAAACGAACTTTCTGAAATTACTGAAGAAACCAAGATCGAAGAAGAAAAGCTGAGAGCAAAATCAGAAAAGATCGAGTCGTTTATCGAGCCTCGTCTGTTGGGAGCTTTTAAGCGTATTCGTAAAAATGCACGCAACGGTTTGGCCGTAGTTACTATTCAGCGTGATGCTTGCGGTGGTTGTTTTAACAAAATTCCACCTCAGAGACAGTTGGACATTGCCAGCCGCAAAAAAATTATCGTTTGCGAATATTGTGGTCGTATTTTGGTTGACCAGAATATTAACGTAGTTGAAGATATAGCTGAGTAA
- a CDS encoding Nif3-like dinuclear metal center hexameric protein — translation MKIKDITNFIEELAPLKLQESYDNAGLILGDKNAKVSAVLITLDVTETIVDEAIKRKAELIIAHHPIIFSGLKKITGKNYIERTLIKAIKNDVAIYAAHTNLDSVTGGVNGKICEKLGLENCKILQPTGGMLKKLVTYVPVDHANQVREAIFTAGAGHIGEYDSCSFNVHGQGTFRGSETTNPFVGKKGEQHYENEIRVETIFLDYLQGKVINSLIQAHPYEEVAYDIYSLDNKFDQIGAGMIGSLPKEKSETAFLSQLKKTFDVKMIRHTALQDKKVKKIAVCGGAGSFLLNQAIASGADFFVTGDFKYHQFFDAENKIVIADIGHFESEQFTKELFYELLTKNFPKFAVHLSEVNTNPVFYF, via the coding sequence ATGAAAATTAAAGATATTACCAATTTTATAGAAGAACTTGCACCTTTAAAATTGCAGGAATCGTATGACAATGCCGGGCTAATTCTTGGCGATAAAAATGCTAAAGTTTCGGCAGTTTTGATTACGCTCGACGTTACCGAAACAATTGTTGATGAAGCAATAAAAAGAAAGGCGGAATTAATTATAGCCCATCATCCCATTATCTTTTCAGGCTTGAAAAAAATTACGGGCAAAAACTACATTGAACGCACATTGATAAAAGCCATAAAAAACGATGTGGCCATTTATGCCGCCCACACCAACCTCGACAGCGTTACAGGCGGAGTAAATGGGAAAATCTGCGAAAAGCTTGGATTAGAGAATTGCAAAATTCTTCAACCTACTGGCGGAATGCTGAAAAAGCTGGTAACTTATGTTCCGGTTGATCATGCCAATCAGGTTCGCGAAGCCATTTTTACAGCCGGTGCCGGACACATTGGAGAGTACGACTCGTGTAGTTTTAATGTGCACGGGCAAGGTACTTTCAGAGGAAGCGAAACCACCAATCCCTTTGTTGGAAAAAAAGGTGAGCAGCATTACGAAAATGAGATCCGTGTTGAAACGATCTTCCTCGATTACCTTCAGGGAAAAGTCATAAATTCACTCATTCAGGCTCATCCTTACGAAGAAGTTGCTTACGATATTTATTCGCTCGACAATAAATTTGATCAGATTGGAGCCGGAATGATCGGTTCGTTACCTAAAGAAAAAAGTGAAACTGCTTTTCTTAGCCAGTTAAAGAAAACATTTGATGTGAAAATGATAAGGCACACCGCTTTACAAGATAAAAAAGTGAAGAAAATAGCCGTTTGCGGAGGTGCAGGTTCGTTCCTTTTAAACCAGGCAATTGCATCCGGAGCCGACTTTTTTGTAACCGGCGACTTTAAATATCATCAATTTTTTGATGCCGAAAATAAAATAGTTATCGCCGATATCGGACATTTTGAGAGTGAACAGTTCACTAAAGAACTTTTTTATGAGCTACTTACAAAAAATTTCCCTAAATTTGCAGTCCATTTATCAGAGGTGAATACCAACCCGGTTTTTTACTTCTGA
- a CDS encoding MerR family transcriptional regulator, which produces MPYKKPKIEKMLYSIGEVAEMFGVNVSHIRYWENQFEALKPVKNKKGNRQFTPKDLETIRMINHLVKERGLTIDGARKKLKENPEDTLNNFEVVKRLQDIKQELIAIKKGLGENEN; this is translated from the coding sequence GTGCCATACAAAAAGCCCAAAATAGAAAAGATGCTGTATTCCATTGGCGAAGTAGCCGAAATGTTTGGCGTAAACGTATCGCACATTCGTTATTGGGAGAACCAGTTTGAGGCGCTAAAGCCGGTGAAGAACAAAAAAGGCAACCGACAATTCACGCCAAAAGATCTGGAAACGATCCGGATGATAAACCATTTGGTAAAAGAACGCGGACTGACCATTGACGGCGCCCGGAAGAAACTGAAAGAAAATCCGGAAGATACATTAAACAATTTCGAGGTGGTTAAACGTTTACAAGATATTAAACAAGAACTAATCGCGATAAAAAAAGGGCTTGGTGAAAATGAAAATTAA
- a CDS encoding M23 family metallopeptidase, whose protein sequence is MAKKKYKFNPDTLSYESVGLSWKAKATKLLTYFASSLALAIVITLIFVNFYDTPRSKRLMRENKRLITQYELLSKDLDKVENVLSELQQRDDNIYRVIFEAEPIPSTVRNAGFGGVNKYSELEDMDNAELVIATAHKLDVISKQAYIQSKSYDEVLELALNKEKMLASLPAIMPITNKDLKRTSSGWGYRMHPIYKVRKMHWGQDFTAPVGTPVYATGDGKVTEVKGSKRSKVGFGLHVKIDHGYGYETLYGHLNGFNVKRGQQVKRGEIIGYLGNTGGSTAPHLHYEVHKDGRKVNPAYYMFKDLTPQEYDKMIAISSNIGQSLD, encoded by the coding sequence ATGGCAAAAAAGAAATATAAATTTAACCCGGATACCCTCAGTTACGAGAGCGTAGGATTAAGTTGGAAAGCCAAAGCAACAAAATTACTTACCTATTTTGCGAGTAGTTTGGCATTGGCGATTGTAATCACGCTAATCTTCGTAAACTTTTACGATACACCGCGATCAAAACGATTGATGCGCGAAAACAAGCGTTTGATTACCCAGTATGAATTGCTTTCGAAGGATTTGGATAAAGTAGAGAATGTATTATCGGAGTTGCAGCAGCGCGACGATAATATTTACCGCGTAATTTTTGAAGCAGAGCCAATTCCTTCAACTGTACGTAATGCAGGTTTTGGTGGTGTGAATAAATATTCGGAGTTGGAAGATATGGACAATGCCGAATTGGTTATTGCAACAGCACATAAGCTGGATGTAATTTCCAAACAGGCTTATATACAATCAAAATCCTACGACGAAGTTTTGGAGCTGGCACTGAACAAAGAAAAAATGCTGGCTTCGTTACCGGCAATTATGCCCATTACCAACAAAGATCTAAAACGCACATCAAGTGGTTGGGGATACCGGATGCACCCGATTTACAAGGTGCGTAAAATGCACTGGGGGCAAGATTTTACGGCTCCTGTAGGAACTCCGGTTTATGCTACCGGCGACGGAAAAGTTACCGAAGTAAAAGGTTCGAAACGAAGCAAAGTGGGTTTTGGGCTACACGTTAAAATTGACCATGGGTATGGCTACGAAACGCTTTACGGGCATCTGAATGGTTTTAATGTTAAGCGCGGCCAGCAAGTTAAACGTGGCGAGATTATCGGTTACCTTGGTAACACCGGAGGATCAACTGCGCCTCACCTACACTACGAAGTGCACAAAGACGGCCGCAAAGTAAACCCGGCTTACTACATGTTTAAAGATCTTACGCCACAGGAATACGACAAAATGATTGCGATTTCATCGAATATCGGGCAATCGCTGGATTAA
- the alaS gene encoding alanine--tRNA ligase, which produces MKTSKEIRKAFLDFFTEKEHQIVNSAPMVVKGDPTLMFTNAGMNQFKDQFLGNEPVKYPRVADTQKCLRVSGKHNDLEEVGLDTYHHTMFEMLGNWSFGDYFKKEAIDWAWEFLVKRMGIDAGRLYATVFEGSADDNQERDNEAAGYWEQYLPKDRILNGNKKDNFWEMGETGPCGPCSEVHVDIRSDEERAKVPGRDLVNMDHPQVIEIWNLVFIQFNRKANGNLESLPAKHVDTGMGFERLCMVLQGVQSNYDTDVFQNTIAEIGKLCNKKYGEDEKIDIAMRVIADHLRAVAFAIADGQLPSNNKAGYVIRRILRRAVRYGYTFLDLKDAFIYRLVDVLKENMGEAFPELVSQQTLIEKVIKEEEESFLRTLSTGIKMLDDIISKAKKDGAKEIAGKDAFVLYDTFGFPLDLTELITRENDLGVDEKGFAVEMQAQKDRSRNAAAQETDDWVELRKIEKTEFLGYDKLEAEIKIARYRKVTQKKKSFYQLVFDQTPFYGESGGQVGDAGYIEFDGVKTSIIDTQKENNLTVHLVNQLPENPEETFYAVVNAKRRTNIANNHTATHLLHAALREVLGSHVEQKGSLVNADHLRFDFSHFQKMSDEEIAAVEKLVNEKIRENSVKEENREMPIEEAKATGAMMLFGEKYGEAVRVIKFGESIELCGGTHVAATGQIGLLKIVSESAIAAGVRRIEAITADRAEKYINDQLSLLDSIRESVKGSKDVLGSVIALNEQNTELTKQLEAFQRENLKNVKANLKSKILMENGVNIISGKIILENAALIKDLAFQLKSEVDDLYLVIGAEVKGKPNLTVMISDNIVADKGLNAGQIVREAGKEIKGGGGGQPFYATAGGKDVDGLQAAIEKALSFLQ; this is translated from the coding sequence ATGAAGACTTCTAAAGAGATACGTAAGGCTTTTCTCGACTTTTTTACTGAGAAAGAACATCAGATTGTAAACTCTGCACCGATGGTTGTAAAAGGCGATCCTACGTTGATGTTTACCAATGCGGGGATGAACCAGTTTAAAGACCAGTTTTTGGGTAACGAACCGGTAAAATATCCGCGGGTGGCCGATACGCAAAAATGTCTGCGTGTTTCAGGAAAACACAACGATTTGGAAGAAGTTGGTTTGGATACCTACCACCACACCATGTTCGAAATGTTGGGAAACTGGTCGTTTGGCGATTACTTTAAAAAAGAAGCGATCGACTGGGCATGGGAGTTTTTGGTAAAACGTATGGGAATTGATGCCGGCCGTTTGTATGCCACTGTTTTTGAAGGAAGTGCCGATGATAACCAGGAGCGCGACAACGAAGCTGCCGGTTACTGGGAGCAGTACTTGCCAAAAGACCGTATCCTGAACGGAAATAAAAAAGATAATTTTTGGGAAATGGGCGAGACCGGACCATGCGGGCCTTGTTCAGAGGTACACGTTGATATTCGCTCGGATGAAGAGCGTGCAAAAGTTCCGGGACGCGATTTGGTAAACATGGACCACCCGCAGGTGATTGAAATATGGAACCTGGTGTTTATTCAATTTAACCGAAAAGCAAACGGAAACCTGGAAAGTTTACCGGCCAAACACGTTGACACCGGAATGGGTTTCGAGCGTTTGTGTATGGTTTTACAAGGCGTTCAGTCGAACTATGATACTGATGTTTTCCAGAATACAATTGCTGAAATTGGAAAACTGTGTAATAAAAAATATGGCGAAGACGAAAAAATTGATATTGCCATGCGCGTTATTGCCGACCACCTTCGTGCGGTTGCATTTGCCATTGCCGACGGTCAGTTGCCATCGAATAACAAAGCCGGATATGTAATCCGCCGTATTTTGCGCCGTGCCGTTCGTTACGGTTATACTTTCCTCGATTTAAAGGATGCCTTTATCTATCGTTTGGTTGACGTATTAAAAGAAAATATGGGAGAAGCTTTCCCTGAGTTAGTAAGTCAGCAAACCTTGATTGAAAAAGTAATTAAAGAGGAGGAAGAATCATTCCTGCGCACCCTTTCAACCGGTATTAAAATGTTGGACGATATTATTTCAAAAGCCAAAAAAGATGGTGCCAAAGAAATTGCCGGAAAAGATGCTTTTGTATTGTATGATACCTTTGGATTCCCGCTTGACCTTACCGAATTGATTACCCGCGAAAACGATTTGGGTGTTGATGAAAAAGGTTTTGCTGTGGAAATGCAGGCGCAAAAAGATCGTTCCAGAAATGCTGCTGCCCAGGAAACCGATGATTGGGTGGAACTGCGCAAAATTGAAAAGACAGAATTTTTAGGCTACGACAAACTGGAAGCCGAAATTAAAATAGCGCGTTATCGTAAAGTAACACAAAAGAAAAAATCGTTTTACCAACTGGTATTCGATCAAACGCCGTTTTATGGCGAATCGGGGGGACAGGTTGGCGATGCCGGTTACATTGAATTTGATGGTGTAAAAACTTCGATCATTGATACGCAAAAAGAAAATAACCTGACGGTTCATTTGGTAAATCAACTTCCTGAAAACCCGGAAGAAACTTTTTACGCTGTGGTAAATGCCAAACGCCGTACAAATATTGCCAATAACCACACAGCAACACACTTGCTGCATGCTGCTTTACGCGAGGTTTTAGGGTCGCATGTTGAGCAAAAAGGATCGTTGGTAAATGCCGATCATTTGCGTTTCGACTTTTCGCATTTCCAGAAAATGAGCGATGAAGAAATTGCAGCGGTAGAGAAACTGGTTAACGAAAAAATCCGTGAGAATTCAGTAAAAGAAGAAAACCGTGAAATGCCGATTGAAGAAGCAAAAGCAACCGGTGCAATGATGTTGTTTGGAGAGAAGTATGGCGAGGCAGTTCGTGTAATTAAATTTGGCGAATCGATAGAGTTGTGTGGCGGGACACACGTTGCGGCAACCGGCCAGATCGGTTTGCTAAAAATTGTTTCGGAAAGTGCAATTGCAGCCGGTGTACGCAGGATTGAAGCTATTACTGCCGATCGTGCAGAAAAATATATCAACGATCAATTGTCGTTATTGGATAGCATTCGCGAATCGGTGAAGGGATCGAAAGATGTTCTGGGAAGTGTGATTGCTTTGAATGAGCAAAATACAGAACTGACTAAACAGCTTGAAGCATTCCAGCGCGAGAACCTTAAAAATGTTAAGGCTAATCTGAAGAGTAAAATTTTAATGGAGAATGGAGTGAATATCATTTCCGGAAAAATTATACTCGAAAATGCTGCCTTAATTAAAGATTTGGCATTTCAGTTAAAAAGCGAAGTGGATGACTTGTATTTGGTGATTGGAGCTGAGGTAAAAGGCAAGCCTAATTTAACGGTAATGATTTCGGATAATATTGTTGCCGATAAAGGATTAAATGCCGGACAGATTGTTCGCGAAGCCGGAAAAGAAATCAAAGGTGGTGGCGGTGGCCAGCCATTTTATGCTACTGCCGGTGGAAAAGATGTTGATGGTTTACAGGCTGCCATTGAAAAAGCACTGTCGTTTTTGCAGTAG